The Paenibacillus sp. 37 sequence ATACCGTATGGCGTTAGTGCTTTATGCATACCGGTTGCGATCATAAACGGGAGGATTGCAGCTAAAATACCCACGGCAAGCCAGCCGAAATTAGCAAATAAAAAGAGTATTGCGGCTGTCAAATACGATCCCAAATGGAATCCGATTGGCCCTAAAACAGCTAGTGTCACAGGTACCGTTAAAAGCAAGGACATCATTGGCACAAAAAAGACACGAATCGGTTTAGGTGACACTTTAAAGAAAAATCTTTCCATAAATGCATAGAATATAACACCTAAGATCGATGGAAAAACTTGCGAAGCATAATTCACGTTAGTTAGCGGGATAGAGAGAAAACTAGCTCCACTCCCTAAATTTGCAATCATGTCAGGGAACAATAGAACACTCATTGCTGCTGCTGCAACCACGTGATTCACTTTTAGTTTTGCAGCCGTAGTAAGCGCCACCAAAATAGGCAAGAAATAAAAGACAGCACCGCTAATGGAAGTTAGGACGATATACGTTGAACCTTTTGAATCGATCAACCCAATGACGGATAACAATAACAGCATCGATTTTAGAATCCCTGCTCCGGCCATGGCTGGAATCAAAGGTTGGAATACACTAACAAAAAAATCAAGAATCATTGATCCGATTTTTTTCTTCTCTTGTTTGAAATCGTTAGAGTTGGTTTCAGCCTCGTTTTCTTTCTGGCCTCCAAAACCTCCAACTTTCATCAGTTCATCATAAACTTCAACGACAGTATTACCTACGACAACTTGAAATTGACCTTTGTTAACGACATCAAGTACGCCTGGCACTTTCTTGATCGCTTCAACATCCGCTTGACGATCATCCTTCAGAGTAAATCGTAATCGTGTTGCACAATGCCCTAAATGAGCTACATTCTGTTTCCCACCTACATAATTCAGAATATCTTTTGCCGTTTTTTCATAATTCATTCTCGTTCCCCCTCGGTGGATATGTGCGTTTATTGTTCGGCCATACAATAAACAAAAACAAAAAAGACAGGTATCCTCTAAAAATTAGATAGCACTTCAAAGTGTTATCTAATCTTTATGGATCCTGCCTGCTTTACCAGTGACATGTCCGGTTATTCTTTTGTTTATTGTATTATAACCGGGCGATAATCAAAATACAAGCGGTTTCATTGAGCATACGTTAAGCGTATATTTCTAGTCGATCTTTGACCCAATATACGGTTCTTAATACTCCTTATCTTTATCATCGTAGAAAGGGTACGTTTGTTCTTCATGAGTGCTTTATTACATATCTGTTCAGCCCGGAATATCTATCAATATATAACAATACCGCCTACTGCTGATAACAAGATTACTGCGAATGGATGGATCTTGTATTTAGTTACCGCGATGAGACTGCTGACACAAATGACAAGCATCCCGAAGGTTGACCAGCTAAACAATGGTTCCTTATGCCCTCCAATTCCAAAGTGGATCGCAGCATAAATGATAAGTCCTGTAATGATTGGACGCAGTCCATAAAACGAAGATCGGACCCAATGATTGCTTTGTACGCGGAGAAAAAAAGCTGCAAAAAGGATGACTATAACGAGAGAGGGCAAAATTATCCCAATAGTAGATATGATCCCACCTAAGATGCCCATTTGAGAGTAACCGATTAGAGTTGCAGTATTCGTAGCAATGGAACCTGGGGCCATCCCAGCTAATGCAACAATATCTTGAAACTGTTCTGGCTTAATCCATCCTTTTTCAGTCACTTCGCGTTGAATGAGAGTTATTACTGCATACCCACCACCAAATGAAAGAGATCCAATTTTCAAAAATAAGATAAACAATTCCCACAACATGCGATCAACACCTTCAGATGTAATATTCAGGATAATTTAGTTCTGACGGATGACTTTCTGCTTCCTTCTCTGTTGGGGCCGAAAGACCAAGAGCACGTTTAATTGAAATAATAGTCACGCCCACAATTGGACCTCCAAGAATCAGATATAAAGAGTGAAGCGATGTGAAAAGCAGTAGAAGGGTGCTTAGACCTGCAATAAACAATGTGGATGAATCCATTATGGATGTCTTACCCACTTTGAATGCGGCCACAATGATTAATGCAACAATTGCAGCATGAACTCCTTTTAGAGCTGCATTCACCTTGGAAACATCTTGAAACATCATGCCCAAGATACTGAGACTTAGCACAATTAAAAAGGTCGGTAGTGTTATAGCAATGACGGAGATAATCGCACCCATTATTCCTGCGAGCCTGTATCCGACGAAAGCAGCTGAGTTTACAACTACACCCCCAGGTGCGGATGCAGAAACGGATATCATATCCCCCACCTCATTAGGTTTTAGCCATGCTTTCTTATCCACAATTTCCCGCTCAATTGCTGTAATCATTGCATATCCTCCCCCGAAAGTTGAGGGGCCCAACTTAAAAAAAACAACAAACAGTTGTGTAAGCATTTTAATGTATTCCTTTTGTTTTACACTCATATGGTACCTCCGTTTCATAAAACTCTTACATATTTGATATCTAATATTATAACACGTTAATTTCATTTTGGAATAAAGTAAATACTAAGAATGCGTAAATTGTGATTTTTCTAACAATTCATATTATATTATTCAAAAAAGTCCGAATAAAATAACTTAGTTAAATTCATTATAGGATAAACTTTATTATTCCTATAACATTAGCTGGAAAACCAGTCTTCCATCAGCTATACTAAATATATCCCGACTCATTCACTTGGAAATGGAGCAGAATATAATGTTGAATCATTCCCATTTTTCAATTAAGAAGCAAATTTATGATCGAATCGCTTTTCTTGGAACAGTCTCCAAAGCAGATTTGCTAGAATATTTCTCAATCACGAGTAGTAGCATGACTCGTATGCTCGAAGACATGCTAGCTCAAAAACTTATACTTGTCTCCGGACTTGGTACATCAACTGGAGGGCGTAAACCCATACTCTTTCAAACAAACCCACATTATCGCTATCTTATGGGTTTGGAAATCTCACGCATCAGTTCCTCACTGGGCCTATTTGATCTACATCTCAACCGATTATCTGCTGTTCGTTGGGAGATGGACCATAGCCTCACGCCAGAGCGTTTAGTGGAACTGGTGGTGAACGAATCAAATAAAATGCTACATCATCACCATATAGCTCATGAACAAATTCTGGGGATGGGGATCGGTGCAGTAGGCCCTTTGGATCCTAAAAAGGGTATTATATTAGAGCCAGAATATTTCCCTTCCGATTCTTGGAGTAATGTTCCTATATGCAAGTTGCTGGAAAAGGAACTTAATATCCCTACACAACTCGATAACGGTGCAAACACTGCCTTGCTTGCAGAGCATTGGGCGCTCCGAGATGAAGCTTGTGAGCATATGCTGTATGTCCATGCCGGAGTGAACATACGATCGTCGATTATGTCTGGAGGTCAGATTTTGCGTGGTGCTGCTGACACTGAAGGAGCGATCGGCCAAATGATCATTCAAACAGGAGGACCTAGACTCAGTGACAAGGGGAATTACGGATCTCTAGAGGCATATGTATCTGTTCCTTCACTTGAAGAGCGTGTACAGTCTCAACTTAAAATAGGACGCGAAAGCTCGCTTTCGATCATCCCACCTGAATGTGTTAATTTTCCTTCTCTTGTTAATGCGTTGAAACAGGAAGATGCTCTGGTAAGAGAGCTGTTCATTGAAACAGCTTCCTATCTGGGAGTTGGGCTTGCCAATTTGATCAATACTGTTCATCCCGAATATGTCATTATGGGTGGAGCACTTATTAATGCTGACCCGATAGTATATCATACGGCAATACAGGTTGCCCGCAAAAATATATACCATTATCCTAAATACAATCCGATTTTTACTCCGGGTATTCTTAAAGAGGAAGCCGTGGTGACTGGAGCCGCACTCCAGATTATGCAAAGTTGGGAGAAGTAAACAAACGTTAAATAAATGCAAAACTCTGTTCCCACCGCTCAGGGGTTAATACAGAGTTTTTTTGATTTTTATACATGCTAATGAGCCGACTTTCCTAATAAACATGAGCTTTTATTTACTTTCTAATTGAGAAATGAGTATACCGCGCAGGTCCAGTGGCTTAACGCCAATCAATCCTATATGTGAATTTGCAGATGTCACCCGCTGGGGGCATTATCGAACGGAACAGAATAGTGCTATACCCCCACATTAATATCTCACAGCACCCTGAGTGATCAATACCTCTAACGAGCAATAATACCTCTTATCGGATGTTGTTTCACAGCTCCTTACATTAAAAAGAAGCCATATTGGACATATGGACTCATTGTTGTGTATGTCTGGTGAAGTATTTACATTCTCAACAGGCAGAATTCCTCTAAAAAAAATCGTACAATTTTAACCATCATCGCCATTTTATCAATAGGTTCAGCTAATTCCGTCCTCTCCAGCGACGGGTGCGAAAAATCCATTCTGCAAAGCTTCGTTTATCTAAAGTGAAGGTATCTGTCTTCTCCTCATTTGGCTCAAGTGAAACCTCGGCAAAACCTTTAAGTTCTTTTTCAGAACGCTGACGGTTGTCTGACAATCATGATAAAGGGTAGCTCAATGGTAATATCCCCTTATAGTAGATAAGATAAAAATCTTTTAAGATGGACTTAATCTTTCCAACTAAAAGGAGTATTACTACCATGTGTATGTTTTGGCTTTCTGCTAATACAAAACTTCACATATTCTCTTTAGCCCTTCCTCTAAAGTCGCTCTCGGGCATGCCAGATTAAGCCGAATATAACCATCAGCATTGGCTACGAACATACTTCCGCCTTCCAGTAGCACTCCTGCATTGTTCGCAAAATATAAAGACATGTTTTCTTCATTAGGAAGATATGCACGGATATCCACCCATGCAAGATAAGTAGCCTCTGGGACACGGAATACAGCCTGAGGTAGATGATTTTCTAAATATTGCTGCGTAAAAAGAAAATTATCATCTAAGTAAGTTTTTAATTGTCTCAGCCACTCATCACCATGTTGATAAGCTGCCTGTGTTGCAGCTATGCTTAGTGGATTTTCCATACTGTAGTGTCGTGCCTTCCACAACGCTCTGACTTCATCATTGGGAATGATGATATTGGATAGCATCATCCCTGCCATATTAAAAGTCTTGCTTGGAGCCATACAGGAGATGATCTTGTCTGTATTTGGAAAGATCTTTGCCAAAGGTGTATGAACCATATCATTTCTAAGCAAATCACAATGAATTTCATCTGAAATAATCATAACGTCATTTTCGAGACATATTTCGCCAAACTTACTCAGTTCTTCTGGTGTCCAAACACGTCCTGTGGGATTATGAGGATTGCAAAAAATACATAAGCTTACCTTTTCATCACGCACTTTTAATTCGATATCATCATAATCCATCGTATAGTATCCCTGTTGATTCACTAAATCAGAGGTCACCAGTTCCAGATGATTGAAGTCTACAGCATGCTTGAAATATGCG is a genomic window containing:
- a CDS encoding fibronectin type III-like domain-contianing protein; this encodes MSDNRQRSEKELKGFAEVSLEPNEEKTDTFTLDKRSFAEWIFRTRRWRGRN
- a CDS encoding beta-glucoside-specific PTS transporter subunit IIABC; this encodes MNYEKTAKDILNYVGGKQNVAHLGHCATRLRFTLKDDRQADVEAIKKVPGVLDVVNKGQFQVVVGNTVVEVYDELMKVGGFGGQKENEAETNSNDFKQEKKKIGSMILDFFVSVFQPLIPAMAGAGILKSMLLLLSVIGLIDSKGSTYIVLTSISGAVFYFLPILVALTTAAKLKVNHVVAAAAMSVLLFPDMIANLGSGASFLSIPLTNVNYASQVFPSILGVIFYAFMERFFFKVSPKPIRVFFVPMMSLLLTVPVTLAVLGPIGFHLGSYLTAAILFLFANFGWLAVGILAAILPFMIATGMHKALTPYGISALAASGKELLLLPALFAHNMAESAASFAVAIRTKDTRLRGVAVSAAISAMFGITEPALYGVTLQRKRVLISIVISSLIGGLSLGFLGVASSTLVSPSLASITMFIDQNNKMNFVYAILGMVISYVISFVLTLFLWNEDTQPSAESTIAENKETTKNTVVKSNEVVAIKQPVQGEIIPLTEVKDDVFSTKSMGEGIAVIPSKGELYAPTDGIIKMVFRTQHAVAMETVNGSELLFHIGIDTVKLKGKFFESQVKIGDQVKAGDILVKFDIERIIEAGYDPVLITVVTSREGYDVQCAEGKRKDNEPLMFITTI
- a CDS encoding chromate transporter; translated protein: MLWELFILFLKIGSLSFGGGYAVITLIQREVTEKGWIKPEQFQDIVALAGMAPGSIATNTATLIGYSQMGILGGIISTIGIILPSLVIVILFAAFFLRVQSNHWVRSSFYGLRPIITGLIIYAAIHFGIGGHKEPLFSWSTFGMLVICVSSLIAVTKYKIHPFAVILLSAVGGIVIY
- a CDS encoding chromate transporter, with the translated sequence MSVKQKEYIKMLTQLFVVFFKLGPSTFGGGYAMITAIEREIVDKKAWLKPNEVGDMISVSASAPGGVVVNSAAFVGYRLAGIMGAIISVIAITLPTFLIVLSLSILGMMFQDVSKVNAALKGVHAAIVALIIVAAFKVGKTSIMDSSTLFIAGLSTLLLLFTSLHSLYLILGGPIVGVTIISIKRALGLSAPTEKEAESHPSELNYPEYYI
- a CDS encoding ROK family protein; amino-acid sequence: MLNHSHFSIKKQIYDRIAFLGTVSKADLLEYFSITSSSMTRMLEDMLAQKLILVSGLGTSTGGRKPILFQTNPHYRYLMGLEISRISSSLGLFDLHLNRLSAVRWEMDHSLTPERLVELVVNESNKMLHHHHIAHEQILGMGIGAVGPLDPKKGIILEPEYFPSDSWSNVPICKLLEKELNIPTQLDNGANTALLAEHWALRDEACEHMLYVHAGVNIRSSIMSGGQILRGAADTEGAIGQMIIQTGGPRLSDKGNYGSLEAYVSVPSLEERVQSQLKIGRESSLSIIPPECVNFPSLVNALKQEDALVRELFIETASYLGVGLANLINTVHPEYVIMGGALINADPIVYHTAIQVARKNIYHYPKYNPIFTPGILKEEAVVTGAALQIMQSWEK
- a CDS encoding MalY/PatB family protein — its product is MKYDFDEIIDRKNTNAMSTDGFKEYIFKASNDMTFPFKDDEFIRMWVADMEFATPPEIIQSVKDRLDKRTLGYTKVFDPDYYLSVVQWTQDHYDWSFQKEHLVTSPGIIPALYELIEYICKPDEKVLIVTPSYAYFKHAVDFNHLELVTSDLVNQQGYYTMDYDDIELKVRDEKVSLCIFCNPHNPTGRVWTPEELSKFGEICLENDVMIISDEIHCDLLRNDMVHTPLAKIFPNTDKIISCMAPSKTFNMAGMMLSNIIIPNDEVRALWKARHYSMENPLSIAATQAAYQHGDEWLRQLKTYLDDNFLFTQQYLENHLPQAVFRVPEATYLAWVDIRAYLPNEENMSLYFANNAGVLLEGGSMFVANADGYIRLNLACPRATLEEGLKRICEVLY